The following are from one region of the Halodesulfurarchaeum sp. HSR-GB genome:
- a CDS encoding VWA domain-containing protein: MVGFQSDVPFPAIVGQDRLKRALLAVAANDAIDGLLIQGEKGTAKSTAVRGLVDLLPTQRAVADCPYGCPPDDPARQCDSCRTRSDPPVETRPVPLVTVPLGATRERVVGSLSLSDALDGESTFEPGLLAQANRGFLYVDEVNLLDDHLVDVLLDAAASGVNRVERDGVSETHPADFTLIGTMNPEEGDLRPQLRDRFALQVEVTGSEDLDERVAIVESALERDPTSDPAEAHQQEITRLRETLLDARAALETVALPTELAGTIAEVCVDAGVDGHRGDIAAARAARTFAALDGRETVREADVEAALRYALPHRLQSRPFEEHTPLEDVLADHFGDDDPEPPEPDHQGEESAGDEAEPGGGSGDGDQRQGRGEGDVDSTASGRGDSNATGSGDSNPEGSGDTNRSRQPNSPPARSESGGTGGRETEAEPGDGQEAGRDGDDRDTEEQAGDEGDSDAEASADEQTARPPPGTASPSPGSGAAPDLQIDPSAQSGSDPAGSGRAETDPAVDADGPRIRTAPAESAADVDVAASVREGAKRGSESLERRDLRQSVRAGSATALVVFAVDASASMRPAMRAAKGTVLELLKESYEERDEVAFVAFAGDDAEVLLPPTDSVSLAARHLKDLPAGDRTPLPAGLETASELIERADPAVSVAVVVTDGRPNVAAGSPTAATREAATALGETAGEVLVVDASQPGDRAALIDDLVTAAGARAIPLEELSEASVQAVRKSAND, from the coding sequence ATGGTTGGGTTTCAGTCCGACGTCCCGTTTCCGGCGATCGTGGGGCAGGATCGCCTCAAGCGGGCGCTGCTCGCGGTCGCGGCGAACGACGCCATCGACGGCCTGTTGATTCAGGGCGAGAAAGGGACGGCGAAGTCGACGGCGGTCCGGGGGCTCGTGGACCTGCTCCCGACCCAGCGTGCGGTCGCGGACTGTCCCTACGGCTGTCCGCCCGATGATCCCGCTCGCCAGTGTGACTCGTGTCGAACGCGAAGCGATCCGCCGGTCGAGACCCGGCCCGTCCCGCTGGTCACGGTGCCACTGGGGGCCACCCGCGAGCGCGTCGTCGGTTCGCTCTCCCTCTCGGACGCGCTCGACGGTGAGTCGACCTTCGAGCCGGGCCTGCTCGCCCAGGCGAATCGGGGCTTTCTCTACGTGGACGAGGTGAACCTGCTCGACGATCATCTGGTGGACGTGCTGCTCGATGCCGCCGCCAGCGGCGTCAACCGGGTCGAGCGGGACGGCGTGAGCGAGACCCACCCGGCGGATTTCACGCTGATCGGGACCATGAATCCCGAGGAGGGGGACCTCCGGCCACAGCTCCGGGATCGCTTCGCGCTCCAGGTCGAGGTGACCGGAAGCGAGGATCTCGATGAGCGGGTGGCGATCGTCGAATCCGCGCTGGAACGCGACCCCACGAGCGATCCGGCTGAGGCACACCAGCAGGAGATAACGCGGCTCCGCGAGACGCTTCTCGACGCTCGGGCGGCACTCGAAACGGTCGCGCTCCCGACGGAACTCGCCGGAACCATCGCCGAGGTCTGTGTCGACGCCGGCGTGGACGGCCATCGTGGCGACATCGCCGCGGCCAGGGCGGCACGAACATTTGCGGCGCTGGACGGCCGCGAGACTGTTCGGGAGGCCGACGTGGAGGCCGCGCTTCGCTACGCGCTCCCCCATCGTCTCCAGAGCCGCCCGTTCGAGGAGCACACACCCCTGGAGGACGTGCTTGCGGATCACTTCGGCGACGACGATCCCGAACCGCCGGAGCCAGACCACCAGGGCGAGGAGTCGGCTGGGGATGAGGCCGAACCCGGGGGCGGGTCCGGAGACGGTGACCAGCGTCAGGGCCGAGGCGAGGGGGATGTCGATTCGACCGCCAGCGGACGTGGCGACTCGAACGCTACAGGAAGCGGCGATTCGAACCCCGAGGGAAGTGGTGATACGAACCGTTCTCGACAGCCCAATTCCCCGCCCGCCCGATCGGAAAGCGGTGGGACGGGCGGCCGCGAGACCGAAGCCGAACCCGGCGACGGGCAGGAAGCGGGCCGTGACGGCGATGACAGGGATACCGAGGAACAAGCTGGCGACGAGGGCGATTCGGACGCGGAGGCGTCGGCGGACGAACAGACGGCCCGGCCGCCACCCGGCACCGCTTCCCCGTCACCTGGGTCGGGTGCCGCCCCCGACCTCCAGATCGACCCCTCCGCCCAGTCGGGGTCCGACCCGGCCGGATCGGGACGGGCCGAAACTGATCCGGCCGTCGACGCCGACGGCCCGCGGATCCGAACCGCGCCCGCCGAATCGGCCGCGGACGTGGACGTGGCGGCGTCGGTGCGGGAGGGAGCCAAGCGTGGCAGTGAGTCCCTCGAGCGGCGGGACCTCCGTCAGTCGGTCCGTGCGGGATCGGCGACGGCCCTCGTGGTGTTCGCGGTCGACGCCAGCGCTTCGATGCGGCCCGCGATGCGGGCGGCCAAGGGGACGGTGCTCGAACTGCTCAAGGAGAGCTACGAGGAGCGGGACGAGGTCGCCTTCGTGGCCTTTGCCGGCGACGACGCGGAGGTCCTCCTGCCCCCGACCGACAGCGTCTCGCTTGCCGCGCGACATCTCAAGGACCTGCCGGCCGGCGACCGCACCCCGCTGCCGGCCGGCCTGGAGACCGCAAGCGAGCTGATCGAGCGGGCCGACCCGGCCGTGAGCGTCGCCGTCGTGGTGACCGACGGCCGCCCCAACGTCGCCGCGGGCAGTCCCACGGCGGCGACTCGCGAAGCAGCCACTGCCCTCGGCGAGACGGCCGGGGAGGTGCTGGTGGTCGACGCCAGTCAGCCGGGGGACCGGGCCGCCCTGATCGACGATCTGGTGACCGCCGCCGGGGCCCGAGCGATCCCACTCGAAGAACTCTCCGAGGCATCGGTTCAGGCTGTCAGGAAATCCGCGAACGACTAG
- a CDS encoding sirohydrochlorin chelatase: protein MTTNTPVLLAGHGSRREESNEQVKEVAAALEDRLGERVMPAYIELTEPLIDEGIETLAPEAESVTVVPLSLFAAGHVKNDIPLFVQHARQAYPEVEFDYGSNLGARPEMIEIVADRISETAATMDADPETDDVAVVFVARGSSDPDANAEAYRLARLVQEGRPYTRVEPTFIGITEPRLDQTLTEVSRHEPDAVIVMPYMLGDGVLNQRIADTVAEYDTAHPEIETAHTDVLGVDERLIRALEHRVMEARQGTVSMSCDQCIYKVTLEDYEDEVGGEKAFVHSLEHTLAHVSDDHEHSHDHGDGHGDGHDHSHGDGDDHSHGEGGGHDHGHGHSHGDDHGQGEGEGHDHGHDHDHGHEHDHGDCDGHGNCGHE, encoded by the coding sequence ATGACAACGAACACACCGGTGTTACTCGCCGGACACGGCTCTCGACGCGAGGAATCGAACGAACAGGTCAAGGAAGTCGCGGCGGCCCTGGAGGACCGCCTGGGCGAGCGGGTCATGCCCGCCTACATCGAGTTGACAGAGCCGCTCATCGACGAGGGGATCGAGACGCTGGCCCCGGAGGCGGAGTCGGTCACGGTCGTCCCGCTCTCCCTGTTCGCGGCGGGGCACGTGAAAAACGACATCCCGCTTTTCGTCCAGCACGCCCGCCAGGCCTACCCCGAGGTCGAGTTCGACTACGGTTCGAACCTGGGGGCACGCCCGGAGATGATCGAGATCGTCGCCGACCGCATCAGCGAGACCGCCGCGACGATGGACGCCGACCCGGAGACCGACGACGTCGCCGTGGTCTTTGTCGCCCGCGGGTCGAGTGATCCCGACGCCAACGCCGAGGCCTACCGTCTCGCCCGACTCGTCCAGGAGGGACGGCCCTACACACGAGTCGAGCCGACCTTCATCGGCATCACCGAACCGCGCCTCGATCAGACCCTGACCGAGGTGAGTCGCCACGAACCGGACGCGGTGATCGTCATGCCCTACATGCTCGGCGATGGAGTTCTCAACCAGCGGATCGCGGATACCGTCGCGGAGTACGACACGGCACACCCGGAGATCGAAACTGCACACACCGACGTCTTAGGCGTCGACGAGCGGCTCATCCGGGCGCTGGAACACCGGGTCATGGAGGCCCGCCAGGGCACGGTCTCGATGTCCTGTGATCAGTGCATCTACAAGGTCACACTCGAAGACTACGAGGACGAAGTCGGCGGCGAGAAGGCCTTTGTCCACTCGCTGGAGCATACCCTGGCCCACGTGAGCGACGACCACGAACACAGCCACGACCACGGGGATGGCCATGGCGACGGCCACGATCACAGTCACGGTGACGGAGACGACCACAGTCACGGAGAAGGAGGGGGTCATGACCACGGACATGGCCACAGCCACGGGGATGACCACGGGCAGGGAGAAGGAGAGGGTCATGACCACGGACACGACCACGACCATGGCCATGAACACGACCACGGGGACTGTGACGGCCACGGCAACTGCGGCCACGAGTAG
- the cobJ gene encoding precorrin-3B C(17)-methyltransferase produces the protein MTERPSDPETGPDETNRTTADVGRLVAVGIGPGHPEGMTVRAQEALKAVDHIVGYETYIDLLPKSLVDAAESVYATGMGSEVERTESAVDRALDGASVALVGSGDPNVYALGGLVLEVLESRDVAPAAVDFEVVPGVPAAQSSAARLGAPLVNDAVTISLSDHLTTREEIESRLRAVAPEDFAIAIYNPWSPNRAAIFQQACEILLEHRAPDTPVGIVHGAGRADEQTRLLTLGELPEMGDAAVLDMTATIVVGTEETRIWGDRMITPRGYERKYDY, from the coding sequence ATGACAGAGAGACCCAGCGACCCCGAGACGGGACCAGACGAGACGAATCGAACGACAGCGGACGTCGGCCGCCTGGTAGCCGTCGGCATCGGCCCGGGCCATCCCGAGGGGATGACAGTTCGGGCCCAGGAAGCCCTCAAGGCCGTCGACCACATCGTTGGCTACGAGACCTACATCGACCTGCTCCCGAAATCCCTGGTCGACGCCGCCGAGTCGGTCTACGCGACCGGCATGGGCAGCGAGGTCGAGCGAACCGAATCGGCGGTCGACCGGGCGCTCGACGGCGCGTCGGTCGCGCTCGTCGGGAGCGGCGACCCGAACGTCTACGCGCTCGGCGGCCTCGTCCTCGAAGTCCTCGAATCGCGGGATGTAGCGCCCGCAGCTGTGGACTTCGAGGTCGTACCAGGAGTGCCGGCGGCCCAGTCGAGTGCCGCCCGCCTGGGCGCCCCGCTCGTGAACGACGCGGTGACGATCAGCCTCTCGGACCATCTCACCACCCGCGAGGAGATCGAATCGCGGCTCCGGGCAGTCGCCCCCGAGGACTTTGCCATCGCCATCTACAACCCCTGGAGCCCGAACCGCGCGGCGATCTTCCAGCAGGCCTGTGAGATCCTGCTGGAACACAGGGCACCCGACACGCCGGTGGGCATCGTCCACGGTGCCGGGCGGGCGGACGAGCAGACACGCCTGCTCACCCTCGGCGAACTGCCCGAGATGGGCGACGCCGCGGTCCTGGATATGACCGCGACCATCGTCGTCGGCACCGAGGAGACACGCATCTGGGGCGATCGCATGATCACGCCCCGCGGCTACGAGCGAAAGTACGACTACTGA
- a CDS encoding SAM-dependent methyltransferase: MTEWPTAAHVTRPKDGADGKLLVVGIGPGRPDHLTQAAREAIQAADTVYAASLYQEFLDEAGLLDDSAVIESRREAKERQARETFDRVRAGETVVHVSGGDPNVYGKSDLLVALAETEADGEIPIEIVPGVTAALGGAALLGAPLSNDCCTISLSSQRREQAEIDEKLAAATRAGFVLVLYNGWRSLPEALSIVNEHRAGSVPVAILEDVGRGDRGRNPAGETVTISRLADAASELNVQTPGTLVVIGTEASRVLEPAGDGRPFFVTPRGDTTPFHQ, translated from the coding sequence ATGACCGAGTGGCCAACGGCTGCCCACGTCACCCGCCCGAAGGACGGGGCGGACGGCAAGCTACTCGTCGTCGGAATCGGTCCTGGCCGCCCCGATCACCTGACACAGGCGGCCCGCGAGGCGATCCAGGCAGCTGATACGGTCTATGCGGCTTCGCTGTATCAGGAGTTCCTGGACGAAGCGGGGCTACTCGACGATTCGGCGGTGATCGAGTCGCGTCGGGAGGCAAAAGAGCGCCAGGCCCGAGAGACCTTCGACCGGGTTCGGGCGGGCGAGACAGTCGTCCACGTCTCAGGGGGCGACCCGAACGTGTACGGGAAATCCGACCTGCTCGTGGCGCTGGCCGAGACCGAGGCCGATGGCGAGATCCCGATCGAAATCGTCCCCGGGGTGACCGCCGCGCTGGGCGGGGCGGCCCTGCTGGGCGCGCCGCTCTCGAATGACTGCTGTACGATTTCACTCTCGAGTCAGCGCCGCGAGCAGGCCGAAATCGACGAGAAGCTCGCTGCGGCGACCAGGGCCGGTTTCGTGCTCGTGCTCTACAACGGCTGGCGCTCGCTCCCCGAGGCGCTCTCGATCGTCAACGAGCACCGCGCCGGATCGGTGCCGGTCGCGATTCTCGAAGACGTCGGCCGGGGGGACCGTGGCCGCAATCCGGCCGGCGAGACCGTCACGATCTCGCGACTGGCCGACGCCGCGTCCGAACTCAACGTACAGACCCCGGGCACGCTCGTCGTGATCGGGACCGAAGCCTCTCGCGTGCTCGAACCGGCCGGCGACGGCCGGCCGTTTTTCGTCACGCCACGGGGCGATACGACACCATTTCACCAATGA
- the cbiG gene encoding cobalt-precorrin 5A hydrolase has product MTGESEVDSVAVIAFERDTEAAAEIATALEAPGRTVEHVEYAEGVFEAAWDRDAIVAVMASGIVVRKIAPLLEDKWTDPAIVAIDADCTWALPLVGGHHGANRLAAELTAVEAVPAVTTATEAAGKQAVEGRAEALDATIETPDSTVATNLAVLREALGPVERLEGPRAVLVDEDVTVLRESGDADLVLGTGCRAGTDAETCKQAWRGALEAVDREFSEVAFVATGDLKAEEPGLREAAADLDLGLVTFGQETLERFEGPSPSKARELTGWPGIAESSALAGGRDHELVAEKRRFEDRVTVAIGR; this is encoded by the coding sequence GTGACCGGGGAGAGCGAGGTCGATTCGGTCGCGGTGATCGCCTTCGAGCGGGACACGGAGGCGGCCGCCGAAATCGCCACAGCCCTGGAAGCGCCGGGCCGGACCGTCGAGCACGTGGAGTATGCTGAAGGCGTGTTCGAGGCCGCCTGGGACCGGGATGCCATCGTGGCCGTGATGGCCAGTGGCATCGTCGTCCGGAAGATCGCCCCGCTCCTGGAGGACAAGTGGACCGACCCGGCCATCGTGGCAATCGACGCGGATTGTACCTGGGCGCTACCCCTCGTTGGCGGCCATCACGGCGCCAATCGGCTTGCAGCGGAACTCACCGCCGTCGAGGCCGTGCCGGCCGTAACCACGGCGACGGAGGCCGCCGGAAAACAGGCCGTTGAAGGGCGGGCCGAGGCACTCGATGCGACCATCGAGACCCCGGACTCCACGGTCGCGACGAACCTCGCCGTGCTCCGCGAAGCGCTGGGGCCGGTCGAGCGCCTCGAAGGGCCGCGGGCGGTCCTGGTGGACGAGGACGTGACCGTTCTCCGGGAGTCGGGCGACGCCGACCTGGTCCTGGGAACCGGCTGTCGCGCCGGAACCGACGCCGAAACCTGCAAGCAGGCCTGGCGTGGGGCGCTCGAAGCCGTCGATCGCGAATTCTCGGAGGTGGCCTTTGTCGCGACCGGCGACCTGAAGGCCGAAGAGCCGGGGTTGCGCGAGGCAGCCGCGGATCTGGACCTCGGGCTGGTGACCTTCGGGCAGGAAACCCTGGAGCGCTTCGAGGGGCCCAGTCCATCGAAGGCCCGGGAACTGACCGGCTGGCCCGGTATTGCCGAGTCCAGCGCGCTCGCCGGCGGTCGCGATCACGAATTAGTGGCCGAAAAGCGGCGGTTCGAGGACCGGGTCACGGTGGCGATCGGCCGATGA
- a CDS encoding SAM-dependent methyltransferase, with translation MTGVPWQQGEAIPFVGAGPGNPELITVAGREALEGADLVVHAGSLVNSDVLEAYAPDARWVDSAGKDLETLVETMATAYEDGEAVVRLHSGDPSIFGAALEQIDTLAERSIPAYVIPGVTAAFAASATLGTQLTLSGIANHVAITRPRGKTLNAEQDHVTDFVGMGDVTTAVYLGTHAIEGMMDRLLEAGEDPETPVAVVYHASWPDEDVIKGTISDIWAQVEAAGYQASALVLIGEAVTGGGYDRSHLYGGWASDEGDGP, from the coding sequence ATGACCGGCGTTCCCTGGCAGCAGGGCGAAGCGATCCCCTTCGTCGGGGCCGGGCCGGGCAACCCCGAACTCATCACGGTCGCCGGCCGCGAGGCCCTCGAAGGCGCCGACCTGGTGGTGCATGCCGGGTCGCTCGTCAACAGCGACGTACTAGAAGCCTACGCCCCGGACGCTCGATGGGTCGACAGCGCCGGCAAAGACCTCGAAACGCTGGTCGAGACCATGGCCACTGCTTACGAGGACGGCGAGGCGGTCGTCCGGTTGCACAGCGGGGACCCCTCGATCTTCGGGGCCGCCCTCGAACAGATCGACACGCTGGCCGAGCGGTCGATTCCGGCCTACGTGATTCCGGGCGTGACCGCGGCCTTCGCCGCGAGCGCCACGCTTGGCACCCAGCTTACCCTTTCGGGGATCGCCAACCACGTGGCGATCACGCGCCCGCGCGGAAAGACCCTCAACGCCGAGCAGGATCACGTGACCGACTTCGTCGGGATGGGCGATGTGACGACGGCAGTCTACCTGGGCACACATGCCATCGAGGGGATGATGGATCGGCTGCTCGAAGCCGGCGAGGATCCCGAGACGCCGGTCGCCGTGGTCTATCACGCCTCCTGGCCCGACGAGGACGTGATCAAGGGGACGATCTCGGACATCTGGGCCCAGGTCGAAGCGGCCGGCTACCAGGCGAGCGCGCTCGTGCTGATCGGCGAGGCGGTCACCGGCGGCGGGTACGACCGGTCGCATCTCTACGGCGGCTGGGCGAGCGACGAAGGTGATGGTCCGTGA
- a CDS encoding cobalt-factor II C(20)-methyltransferase, whose protein sequence is MTLYGVGLGPGDPKLVTVRGKEIMERAERVYAPGDLAEQIAGEFVPDARIEQLSFPMTRDKSALRAAWEDAAEAVAPAAETETVAFVTIGDPKIYSTFSHLEQAMADYPAVDVETVPGVSVLSAFTAAMDVTIDGGAIDVREARAGVPTDGPDQCLLLKVTDVTTTHQQLTAAGYDVTYGRRLFMNDATVTTDPTNLDDDYFTVAFATRGRSA, encoded by the coding sequence ATGACCCTCTACGGCGTTGGGCTGGGTCCCGGCGACCCGAAGTTGGTGACAGTCCGCGGGAAAGAGATCATGGAGCGAGCCGAGCGGGTGTACGCACCGGGTGATCTGGCCGAGCAAATCGCCGGCGAGTTCGTTCCGGACGCCCGAATCGAGCAACTTTCCTTCCCGATGACCCGTGACAAGAGCGCACTGCGGGCCGCCTGGGAGGACGCCGCCGAGGCCGTCGCCCCCGCCGCCGAGACGGAGACAGTCGCCTTCGTGACCATCGGCGACCCGAAGATCTACTCCACGTTCTCGCATCTGGAGCAGGCGATGGCGGACTATCCGGCGGTCGACGTCGAGACCGTCCCGGGCGTGAGTGTCCTTTCGGCCTTCACCGCGGCGATGGACGTGACGATCGACGGCGGCGCGATCGACGTACGGGAGGCCCGGGCCGGCGTTCCCACGGACGGCCCCGACCAGTGTCTCCTGCTGAAGGTGACCGACGTGACAACGACACACCAGCAACTGACCGCGGCCGGCTACGACGTGACCTACGGTCGACGACTCTTCATGAACGACGCCACAGTGACCACGGACCCCACGAATCTCGACGACGACTACTTCACCGTCGCGTTCGCCACACGGGGGCGATCAGCATGA
- the cbiT gene encoding precorrin-6Y C5,15-methyltransferase (decarboxylating) subunit CbiT, with translation MGRISLPESTAPGPTKPAVRALVLWKLDLEPDDHVVDVGAGTGAVTLEAAQVAGRVTAIERDPDRVAAIRTNREASTVEGTVSVTQAVAPEGLPDAADAVFVGGTRNLDGVLDWVEQVGPRTVVLNAARLETAVRAIGEFRARDFEPEIRRIAIGTGQDLAGETAIEPQRPVYMIAGTPGGGA, from the coding sequence ATGGGACGGATCTCGCTCCCCGAATCGACCGCGCCGGGCCCCACCAAACCGGCAGTCAGGGCCCTGGTCCTGTGGAAACTCGACCTGGAACCGGACGACCACGTCGTCGACGTGGGTGCCGGGACCGGGGCTGTAACGCTCGAAGCCGCCCAGGTCGCCGGTCGGGTCACCGCGATCGAGCGGGATCCGGACCGGGTGGCGGCAATCCGAACGAACCGGGAGGCCTCGACCGTCGAAGGGACGGTGTCCGTGACACAGGCTGTTGCGCCCGAGGGGCTGCCGGACGCCGCCGACGCCGTCTTCGTCGGTGGCACGCGGAACCTCGATGGCGTGCTCGACTGGGTCGAGCAAGTCGGCCCGCGGACAGTCGTCCTGAACGCGGCCCGACTGGAGACGGCCGTTCGAGCCATCGGCGAGTTCCGGGCGCGGGATTTCGAGCCCGAAATCCGGCGGATCGCGATCGGAACGGGACAGGACCTGGCCGGCGAGACGGCGATCGAACCCCAGCGACCAGTGTACATGATCGCCGGCACCCCGGGGGGTGGGGCATGA
- a CDS encoding ABC transporter ATP-binding protein translates to MTLRTEGVAFAYHGSPVLTGVDFTAETGVVTALLGPNGAGKSTLLKHFNGLLRPDAGRVLVDGTQIQDDEATLREVRSRVGFVFQNPADQLIAPTVRQDVTFGPRNIGVADAVDVDSLLARVGLPDAGDRHPHTMSNGEQKRIALAGVLAMDPDYVVMDEPTAGLDGDGAAQFVALIEDLVAEGVTVLLSTHHVGFATTVADRIAVLADGEITYEGQDIDRETAVQFGLRTWAL, encoded by the coding sequence TTGACCCTCCGCACCGAGGGCGTCGCCTTTGCCTACCACGGGTCGCCGGTGCTGACGGGCGTCGACTTCACGGCCGAGACCGGCGTGGTGACCGCCTTGCTCGGCCCGAACGGGGCCGGCAAGTCCACCCTCCTCAAGCACTTCAACGGGCTCCTGCGGCCCGACGCGGGACGGGTGCTGGTGGACGGAACCCAGATCCAAGACGACGAGGCGACGTTGCGGGAGGTACGATCCCGGGTGGGCTTTGTCTTCCAGAATCCCGCGGATCAACTCATCGCGCCCACAGTTCGCCAGGACGTGACCTTCGGCCCGCGAAACATCGGGGTCGCCGACGCGGTGGACGTGGACAGCCTGCTCGCCCGGGTGGGACTACCCGACGCCGGTGACCGGCATCCACACACGATGAGCAACGGCGAACAAAAGCGAATCGCCCTGGCCGGCGTCCTGGCGATGGACCCGGATTACGTCGTCATGGACGAGCCGACGGCCGGGCTCGACGGGGACGGAGCCGCCCAGTTCGTGGCCCTGATCGAGGACCTGGTCGCCGAGGGCGTCACCGTCCTCCTCTCGACACACCACGTCGGCTTCGCCACGACCGTCGCGGACCGGATCGCCGTCCTCGCGGACGGAGAAATCACGTACGAGGGCCAGGACATCGACCGGGAGACGGCCGTCCAGTTCGGCCTCCGGACCTGGGCCCTCTAA
- a CDS encoding energy-coupling factor transporter transmembrane component T, giving the protein MHTTLEGVQQSATPAIRGPLQVYVVLFALVLTLAAPTRLGQAVAGLCFLGLTIDAVGVRPLRWLGVPVFFLAPGLAVVLVTAPGAVLYGLGPLTVTDTGLQTALDTTVRSLATLSILAYLIASTPVSTVVLTLRQAGLPNVLVELFLYVYRAIATVMAEAQRMHTAATARAGFGNRRATLRTMKLLASALFVRTIGRVEALDESLRARCYDGEPPAQAHVESEGYGYALGVLGLLVGVHLL; this is encoded by the coding sequence ATGCACACGACACTCGAGGGCGTCCAGCAATCGGCAACCCCCGCGATCAGGGGGCCGCTGCAGGTGTATGTCGTCCTTTTTGCCCTCGTGTTGACCCTCGCCGCCCCGACCCGACTGGGCCAGGCAGTCGCCGGGCTCTGTTTTCTCGGCCTCACGATCGATGCGGTGGGTGTCCGACCCCTGCGCTGGCTCGGGGTGCCCGTGTTCTTCCTCGCTCCCGGGCTCGCGGTCGTGCTGGTCACGGCCCCCGGCGCGGTGCTTTACGGACTGGGGCCGCTCACAGTGACCGACACCGGACTGCAAACGGCGCTTGACACCACCGTTCGGTCACTTGCCACCCTCTCGATTCTGGCCTATTTGATCGCCTCGACGCCCGTCTCGACGGTCGTGCTGACCCTCCGGCAGGCAGGACTTCCGAACGTGCTCGTCGAGTTGTTCCTCTATGTCTACCGGGCCATCGCGACGGTTATGGCAGAGGCCCAGCGGATGCACACCGCCGCGACCGCACGGGCCGGGTTCGGGAATCGGCGGGCCACGCTCCGGACGATGAAACTGCTGGCAAGCGCGCTTTTCGTCCGCACGATCGGTCGCGTCGAGGCCCTCGACGAATCGCTCCGGGCCCGATGCTACGACGGCGAACCGCCGGCCCAGGCCCACGTGGAGAGTGAGGGCTATGGCTACGCGCTCGGCGTGCTCGGGCTACTCGTGGGGGTGCACCTGCTTTGA
- a CDS encoding energy-coupling factor ABC transporter substrate-binding protein, producing MNRLSLLAGLAVIGLLLIPVLAPGIGAWGGADGAGMALVADQEPAYEPWFESIWTPPSGEIESVLFSLQAAIGGGIIGYLLRGCPDN from the coding sequence GTGAACCGACTCTCACTGCTCGCGGGGCTCGCCGTGATCGGCCTCCTCCTGATTCCGGTCCTGGCACCCGGAATCGGTGCCTGGGGCGGGGCGGACGGGGCCGGAATGGCACTGGTCGCCGACCAGGAACCCGCCTACGAGCCGTGGTTCGAGTCGATCTGGACGCCGCCATCCGGCGAGATCGAATCCGTACTGTTCAGCCTCCAGGCAGCGATCGGGGGCGGAATCATCGGCTACCTGCTTCGTGGCTGCCCGGACAACTGA
- a CDS encoding energy-coupling factor ABC transporter permease, which yields MHIAEGFLPPIWAAAWTLFAAPFVAYGTYRVATYVRKSPERMAMLALAGAFMFVLSAMKFPSVTGSTSHPTGTGIAIVLFGPAVTAVLSTIVLVYQALLLAHGGITTLGANVASMGIIGPAIGWLGYRAVRDRTGIVTGTFVATVLANWATYIVTSVQLGAAFPAAGGIAGVLAAAGNFAAVFAVTQLPIGIVEGVIAAAMIKQLLAVKPAVTSKLGVST from the coding sequence ATGCACATTGCAGAGGGGTTTCTGCCACCGATCTGGGCCGCGGCCTGGACACTGTTCGCCGCGCCGTTCGTCGCCTACGGGACCTATCGGGTCGCGACCTACGTGCGGAAATCGCCGGAGCGAATGGCGATGCTGGCCCTCGCCGGCGCCTTCATGTTCGTGCTCTCGGCGATGAAGTTCCCCTCGGTCACCGGGAGCACCTCCCATCCCACCGGGACGGGCATCGCCATCGTGCTCTTCGGCCCGGCCGTGACCGCCGTGCTCTCGACCATCGTCCTGGTCTATCAGGCACTGCTGCTCGCTCACGGCGGGATCACCACGCTCGGGGCGAACGTCGCCTCGATGGGGATCATCGGTCCCGCGATCGGCTGGCTGGGCTACCGTGCCGTCCGTGACCGGACGGGCATCGTCACCGGGACCTTCGTGGCGACGGTGCTGGCCAACTGGGCGACCTACATCGTCACGTCAGTGCAACTCGGAGCGGCGTTCCCGGCTGCGGGCGGAATCGCCGGGGTCCTCGCGGCTGCGGGGAACTTCGCCGCGGTCTTCGCGGTGACACAGCTACCGATCGGGATCGTGGAGGGGGTGATCGCCGCCGCGATGATCAAACAGCTTCTGGCGGTCAAACCCGCTGTGACGTCGAAACTGGGGGTGTCGACGTGA